Proteins encoded within one genomic window of Humulus lupulus chromosome 1, drHumLupu1.1, whole genome shotgun sequence:
- the LOC133824424 gene encoding uncharacterized protein LOC133824424 translates to MFKGWCFSSNLMHHPNGRIVVAWNPLSFDVDIRGGSNQWMHFHIQGKNGTQFALTVVYALNNMKVLSPSDRFPYRGNGLELVPFQSCVENCRLVDVKFSGSFYTWNNKQAGKDRVFAKLDRVLANDSWLEKFNSAEVVFFPEGDMDHCPFMVNFGTTPETRKPFKFFNFWSNLEGFQRIVTESWAKEVKGTPMFCLISKLKRLRVDLKDLNRNGKGDVFVREVKMLKLLLDIQGKLQANLGNIHLIDEEITRRKDY, encoded by the exons ATGTTTAAGGGTTGGTGCTTCTCTTCAAACTTAATGCACCACCCTAATGGAAGAATTGTAGTGGCCTGGAATCCTCTGAGTTTTGATGTGGATATTCGAGGTGGTTCTAATCAATGGATGCATTTTCATATTCAAGGCAAGAATGGAACTCAGTTTGCGTTAACAGTGGTGTATGCTCTTAACAATATGAAGG TTTTATCCCCATCAGACAGGTTTCCTTATAGAGGTAATGGATTAGAGCTAGTCCCTTTTCAAAGCTGTGTGGAGAATTGTAGGCTAGTAGATGTGAAATTTTCGGGCTCTTTCTACACTTGGAATAATAAACAAGCTGGGAAGGACCGAGTGTTTGCTAAACTTGACAGAGTATTGGCTAATGATAGCTGGTTGGAGAAATTTAATTCAGCTGAAGTGGTTTTTTTCCCTGAAGGTGACATGGATCATTGTCCTTTTATGGTGAATTTTGGTACAACTCCTGAGACTAGGAAACCATTTAAATTCTTTAATTTCTGGAGTAATCTTGAAGGATTTCAGAGGATAGTGACAGAAAGCTGGGCTAAGGAAGTAAAAGGGACTCCAATGTTTTGCCTAATATCAAAGCTAAAAAGGCTTAGAGTGGATTTGAAAGATCTTAACAGGAACGGGAAAGGAGATGTGTTTGTTCGGGAGGTGAAGATGCTTAAGCTTCTGCTAGATATTCAGGGGAAACTTCAAGCTAATCTTGGAAACATCCACCTGATTGATGAGGAGATCACAAGAAGGAAGGATTATTAG